One segment of Treponema vincentii F0403 DNA contains the following:
- the recG gene encoding ATP-dependent DNA helicase RecG — protein MLIGEIQTPVSNLYGAGKTTVEQLNRLGISTVGDLLRFWPRLWEDRSRYNTLSEWNKFHKLNVPVTVIAHQWFGYGRMKTLKLIVSDSEGVRGELICFNRPFLEKAFPEGTQALVYGAFAVKYGAIQSSSFDIEKSDTAERRILPVYPLTQGLTQTKLRKLIEQALNSYARGIDSELPADVLNKYGYPDKKTVLFAMHRPASMQEAENARTALIFEEFFLYEAAVGMRALERRGVLPRTEKTAAAAKPAGESGVSSAETGVNAARAAEAGGQSVGMSVDGQTRAAPYGYEYSPLQKELLARLPFTLTADQQAVTAEINADLDGTVPAARLIQGDVGSGKTLVAFLACLKVIEGGGQAALMAPTELLARQHADNAAKLLEPLGVQLAFLTGNLKAAGRSQLLQQLAAGNIDLIIGTHALFSAQTTYKNLRMVVIDEQHRFGVLQRSAIIQKGIDSANKTPHFLMMSATPIPRTLALSMFGDLDISVIKTMPPGRKPVITYVAPESKAEKVYYFIGQDILAGKQAYFVYPIIEDSETLSLKSAEDMFAELTRDFPNHRLALLHSKVPENEARAIMQEFREGTIHILVATSVIEVGVDVPNATCMVIEHADRFGLSALHQLRGRIGRGSDQAYCFLLYGKNITETGMARLKVMASTTDGFVIAEEDLKLRGPGDIGGVEQSGYCGFELGDPIRDFALLEKARAAAFEMLAAQSGLTQHEGTNTAE, from the coding sequence ATGCTGATTGGAGAAATTCAAACACCCGTTTCAAATCTTTACGGCGCAGGTAAGACAACAGTCGAACAGCTTAACCGGCTGGGCATCTCAACGGTTGGCGATTTACTGCGGTTTTGGCCTCGTTTATGGGAAGACCGCAGCAGGTATAATACGCTCAGCGAATGGAACAAGTTTCATAAACTGAATGTGCCGGTAACGGTTATTGCCCACCAATGGTTCGGCTACGGGCGTATGAAAACATTAAAACTGATTGTTTCCGATTCGGAAGGTGTCCGCGGCGAGCTGATTTGTTTTAATCGCCCTTTTTTGGAGAAGGCATTTCCCGAAGGTACGCAGGCGCTGGTATACGGTGCTTTTGCCGTTAAATACGGCGCTATCCAATCGAGTTCTTTTGATATTGAAAAAAGCGATACGGCGGAGCGTCGCATCTTACCGGTATATCCGCTGACACAGGGGCTAACGCAGACAAAGCTGCGCAAGCTCATCGAACAGGCGCTTAATTCGTATGCGCGGGGAATCGATTCGGAACTTCCCGCCGATGTATTGAATAAATACGGCTATCCCGATAAGAAGACCGTGCTGTTTGCAATGCACCGCCCCGCTTCCATGCAGGAGGCGGAGAACGCCCGTACCGCACTGATCTTCGAAGAATTTTTCCTGTATGAGGCGGCTGTCGGTATGCGTGCGCTCGAACGGCGCGGTGTGCTGCCCCGCACGGAAAAAACGGCTGCCGCTGCAAAACCGGCAGGGGAATCCGGCGTATCATCGGCGGAGACCGGTGTCAACGCGGCAAGGGCGGCAGAAGCAGGCGGCCAATCGGTAGGGATGTCAGTGGACGGCCAAACACGGGCAGCTCCTTACGGGTATGAATACAGCCCGCTGCAAAAAGAGCTTCTGGCCCGCCTGCCCTTTACGCTGACCGCAGACCAGCAAGCCGTTACGGCAGAAATTAACGCCGACCTTGACGGAACGGTACCCGCCGCCCGTCTTATTCAGGGGGATGTCGGTTCGGGTAAAACCCTCGTTGCGTTTTTAGCGTGTTTAAAAGTTATCGAAGGCGGCGGTCAGGCAGCGCTGATGGCGCCTACCGAGCTGCTGGCGCGTCAGCACGCAGATAACGCGGCAAAGCTTTTGGAACCGCTCGGTGTGCAGCTTGCTTTCTTAACCGGCAACCTCAAGGCTGCGGGGCGCTCTCAACTATTGCAGCAGCTTGCCGCCGGTAATATCGACCTCATCATCGGTACGCATGCTCTGTTTTCCGCGCAAACAACCTATAAAAATCTGCGTATGGTTGTTATCGACGAGCAGCACCGCTTCGGCGTGCTCCAGCGGTCGGCAATCATCCAAAAAGGTATCGACAGCGCAAACAAGACGCCTCATTTTTTAATGATGAGCGCAACCCCCATCCCCCGCACCCTTGCGCTGTCGATGTTCGGCGACCTCGACATTTCCGTCATCAAAACGATGCCTCCCGGGCGCAAGCCGGTGATTACCTATGTTGCCCCCGAGAGCAAGGCTGAAAAAGTGTATTATTTTATCGGACAAGATATCCTTGCCGGAAAGCAAGCCTATTTTGTGTACCCGATTATCGAAGATTCGGAGACGCTCAGCCTGAAATCGGCGGAAGATATGTTCGCGGAGCTGACCAGAGACTTCCCCAATCACCGGCTTGCGCTTCTGCATTCCAAGGTGCCGGAGAACGAAGCGCGGGCTATCATGCAGGAGTTCCGTGAAGGCACTATTCACATTCTGGTGGCAACCAGCGTTATTGAAGTCGGCGTCGATGTGCCGAACGCAACCTGCATGGTAATAGAGCACGCCGACCGGTTCGGTCTTTCCGCCCTGCATCAGCTGAGAGGCAGAATCGGACGGGGCAGCGATCAGGCTTATTGTTTTTTGCTCTACGGAAAAAATATTACCGAAACCGGCATGGCGCGGCTCAAGGTGATGGCAAGCACCACAGACGGATTTGTCATTGCGGAAGAAGATTTAAAACTGCGGGGGCCGGGGGATATCGGCGGTGTTGAGCAGTCGGGCTATTGCGGGTTTGAACTTGGCGATCCCATTCGTGATTTTGCGCTGTTGGAAAAAGCCCGCGCCGCCGCCTTTGAGATGCTTGCCGCGCAGAGCGGATTAACTCAACATGAAGGCACAAATACCGCCGAGTAA
- a CDS encoding ZinT/AdcA family metal-binding protein: MLSKKHIVYGAAVLLLTVFFTGCKSTSAAAKLEAGNELSAWKGEWQSFSAISGATQLNDAYRMQAEKMPYYTEDGLKAAVSNMFATPIAKVKFDGSNTVLFTVMDKDGNEKQIPCEYRYTGMKPMQGFEGHSWYAFEAIKPVQGLAEAQYFIIVPPHRDSEDSLLHWHARFGSRDIKSLVESDPLWWPTYADTAVSNENLLKEMTDTIKEVAEMLPKAPLMPYTGKWINTALIYDDPRPAVQEAYAKLIKEFSGKKDGSDFTKEEIIKMAKESYGTASDFTHLEFVTGNDKNEMVVWKGMTELSRVAYSRDGANKLRATANAFVASDRQKAGKFAFLSMTTPHGSPAHMHVWYGMKPSEIEKTDGKKPTCIPADSSEELVAKRVLDTCRKLLREATK, from the coding sequence ATGTTATCTAAAAAACATATCGTATACGGAGCGGCAGTATTGCTGCTTACCGTATTTTTTACCGGATGTAAATCGACATCCGCGGCTGCAAAGCTCGAAGCGGGAAATGAACTTTCTGCGTGGAAGGGCGAATGGCAATCCTTTAGTGCGATTTCCGGCGCGACTCAGCTGAACGACGCATATAGAATGCAAGCGGAAAAGATGCCGTACTATACCGAAGACGGATTAAAGGCAGCAGTTTCCAATATGTTTGCAACACCGATTGCAAAAGTCAAGTTTGACGGTTCTAATACCGTATTGTTTACCGTAATGGACAAAGACGGTAATGAAAAACAAATTCCGTGCGAATACCGTTATACCGGAATGAAACCCATGCAAGGGTTTGAAGGCCATTCATGGTATGCATTTGAAGCGATCAAACCGGTACAAGGCTTAGCGGAAGCGCAATATTTTATTATCGTACCTCCGCATCGAGATTCCGAAGACAGCTTATTGCACTGGCATGCACGGTTCGGCAGCAGAGACATTAAGTCGCTGGTAGAAAGCGATCCGCTCTGGTGGCCGACCTACGCCGATACGGCAGTCTCGAACGAAAACCTGTTAAAAGAAATGACCGATACGATTAAAGAAGTTGCGGAGATGTTGCCGAAAGCTCCTCTTATGCCGTATACGGGTAAATGGATCAACACTGCACTTATCTATGACGATCCGCGTCCCGCCGTTCAGGAAGCGTACGCAAAGCTCATTAAAGAATTTTCCGGAAAGAAAGACGGCAGCGACTTTACCAAAGAAGAAATCATTAAGATGGCAAAGGAAAGCTACGGTACTGCTTCCGATTTTACACACCTTGAATTCGTTACCGGAAACGATAAAAACGAAATGGTTGTATGGAAAGGTATGACCGAACTTTCGAGAGTTGCTTACAGCCGTGACGGCGCTAATAAACTGCGCGCTACGGCAAATGCATTTGTTGCATCCGACCGGCAAAAAGCGGGAAAATTCGCCTTTTTATCGATGACGACACCGCACGGCAGTCCCGCACACATGCATGTATGGTACGGTATGAAGCCGAGCGAAATCGAAAAGACGGACGGTAAAAAGCCAACCTGTATTCCGGCAGACAGCTCTGAAGAACTGGTTGCAAAGCGCGTACTCGATACATGTCGTAAGCTTTTAAGAGAGGCGACAAAATAA
- a CDS encoding peptidase U32 family protein produces the protein MELVAPAGNLEKLHYAWEYGADSAYIGLKNFSLRVKADNFFTDEYKTIRALKEQYAKQGKPKKLLCALNISFHNEDIKAFLAEADYFKLYPIDAFIVQDIGMVPVLRKHFPDTPLHLSTQANCINYEAVRVYRDLGFKRVVLGREASLADIAEIKDRVPEMELECFVHGAMCIAYSGRCLISAYLTGRSANAGACTHSCRWDYSLAVEEKERPGEYFPVEEGSGYTALFSSKDLCMIDYLADLKKAGADALKIEGRMKSLYYTALVTRAYRKRLDALFGKISPAEAEPFVKELYNTAHRAFGTGFYFSKDDANKTTRGESKSPYIMAGTIGKELGNNRYEFISMNKITADMPLEYIGPDICAIEDRDYTLLDPETGDSCDWVCHGHPCVIETSVSLRSGFIVRTKSSGETLETSKN, from the coding sequence ATGGAATTGGTAGCCCCTGCCGGAAATCTGGAAAAGCTGCACTACGCATGGGAGTATGGAGCCGATTCCGCCTACATCGGCCTTAAAAACTTTTCGTTGCGGGTAAAAGCCGACAATTTTTTTACCGATGAGTATAAAACCATCCGTGCGCTTAAAGAGCAGTATGCAAAACAAGGCAAGCCTAAAAAGCTGCTCTGCGCATTAAATATTTCTTTTCATAATGAAGATATTAAGGCTTTTTTGGCGGAAGCCGATTATTTTAAACTTTATCCTATCGACGCCTTTATCGTTCAGGATATCGGAATGGTTCCCGTACTACGCAAGCATTTTCCCGATACGCCGCTACACTTAAGCACACAGGCAAACTGCATCAACTATGAAGCGGTGCGGGTATACCGTGATCTGGGATTTAAGCGCGTGGTGCTTGGCAGAGAAGCCTCGCTTGCGGACATCGCCGAAATAAAAGACAGGGTGCCGGAGATGGAGCTGGAATGCTTTGTACACGGTGCGATGTGTATTGCGTATTCGGGGCGATGTCTTATCAGCGCATATCTTACCGGCCGCAGCGCGAATGCGGGAGCTTGTACTCATTCCTGCCGGTGGGACTATTCGCTTGCGGTTGAGGAGAAAGAACGGCCGGGTGAATACTTCCCCGTAGAAGAAGGCAGCGGTTACACGGCGCTTTTTTCGTCTAAAGACCTCTGCATGATAGACTATCTTGCAGACCTGAAAAAAGCGGGGGCAGATGCGCTTAAGATAGAAGGAAGAATGAAAAGCCTCTATTATACCGCGCTTGTTACCCGTGCTTACCGGAAACGGCTCGACGCCTTATTCGGTAAAATCTCCCCCGCCGAGGCGGAACCCTTTGTAAAAGAGCTGTACAACACGGCGCACAGGGCATTCGGTACGGGGTTTTATTTTTCAAAGGATGATGCAAATAAAACTACCCGCGGGGAGTCCAAGTCGCCGTATATCATGGCCGGCACCATCGGTAAAGAGCTCGGAAACAACCGATACGAATTTATATCCATGAATAAAATCACCGCGGATATGCCGCTTGAATACATCGGCCCGGATATCTGCGCAATCGAAGACCGCGATTACACGCTGCTCGATCCCGAAACCGGCGACTCCTGCGATTGGGTATGCCACGGACATCCTTGTGTTATTGAAACGAGCGTATCCCTGCGCAGCGGTTTTATTGTACGTACAAAAAGCAGTGGGGAAACATTGGAAACTTCTAAAAACTGA